In Shumkonia mesophila, the following are encoded in one genomic region:
- a CDS encoding cupredoxin domain-containing protein, with the protein MRVKGFVAGGVVVLLGACQAGDVAMETPAAAAVDWSLAVTRTLRIRQDEYAPLVITLRQGRPYVLKLENADDAAHAFSAPDFFQAIAVKSLTPAEPAASPGAALSSIGLPPGQTRELAFVPVKDGHYSFADGWTGRLLGGILGTRGLIVIEAIRRP; encoded by the coding sequence ATGCGCGTGAAAGGGTTCGTGGCCGGCGGGGTGGTCGTCCTGCTCGGTGCCTGCCAGGCGGGCGACGTCGCGATGGAAACGCCGGCGGCGGCGGCCGTCGACTGGTCGCTGGCCGTCACCCGCACGCTGCGCATCCGCCAGGACGAATATGCCCCCCTCGTCATCACGCTGCGCCAGGGCCGTCCCTACGTGTTGAAGCTGGAAAACGCCGACGACGCGGCGCATGCCTTCAGCGCGCCGGACTTCTTCCAGGCCATCGCCGTCAAGTCACTGACGCCGGCCGAGCCGGCGGCCTCGCCGGGGGCGGCGCTGTCCTCGATCGGGCTGCCGCCCGGCCAGACGCGGGAACTGGCGTTCGTGCCCGTCAAGGACGGCCACTATTCCTTCGCCGACGGCTGGACCGGCCGCCTGCTCGGCGGCATCCTGGGCACCCGCGGGCTGATCGTCATCGAGGCGATCCGCCGGCCCTGA